Proteins co-encoded in one Bacillus infantis NRRL B-14911 genomic window:
- the csrA gene encoding carbon storage regulator CsrA, whose translation MLVLTRKTKESIMLNDDIEITIVSIDGDQVKLGINAPKNVEIHRKEIYLSIQQENSSATKTESELLGSITSFFRQKN comes from the coding sequence ATGCTTGTCCTCACCCGCAAAACAAAAGAATCAATCATGCTAAATGACGACATCGAAATCACGATCGTTTCGATTGACGGAGACCAGGTCAAACTCGGCATCAATGCACCTAAGAATGTAGAGATACATAGAAAAGAAATCTATCTCTCCATCCAGCAGGAAAACAGCAGCGCCACCAAAACAGAAAGCGAATTGCTGGGCAGCATAACCTCCTTCTTTAGACAAAAAAACTAA
- the fliW gene encoding flagellar assembly protein FliW produces the protein MNLQTKFHGEVEINEERVIHFNTGIPGFIDEKKFCILPIEETPLFVLQSVKSAETAFILTEPFSFFTDYEFDLPEEVTETLSISSDKDVAVFAILTVQEPFEKTTANLQAPVVINQKEKQGKQVILNGTSYTTKHPLITKEGK, from the coding sequence ATGAACCTGCAAACAAAGTTTCATGGAGAAGTAGAAATAAACGAGGAAAGAGTCATTCATTTTAATACTGGAATACCAGGATTTATCGATGAGAAGAAATTCTGCATCCTGCCGATAGAAGAAACGCCTCTATTCGTATTGCAGTCGGTCAAGTCTGCTGAAACAGCCTTTATCCTGACGGAGCCATTCAGCTTTTTCACAGACTATGAATTTGATCTGCCGGAAGAGGTGACCGAAACCTTATCCATTTCTTCTGATAAAGACGTTGCTGTATTTGCCATCTTAACCGTCCAGGAGCCTTTTGAAAAAACAACCGCCAACCTCCAGGCACCAGTTGTCATTAATCAGAAAGAAAAACAAGGCAAGCAAGTCATTTTGAATGGAACTTCCTATACAACTAAGCATCCGCTTATAACCAAGGAGGGGAAATAA
- a CDS encoding DUF6470 family protein → MNVPQIRLESTFVRLGLNIEKPVQEIQQPQAIQSIEQPQAKLEIETISGRLTIDQTKAREDVDLKSLSVRVAEAAQNGYQDWLSGLERRAAEGSELMKIENGGNPIPGQAKANSEGPEKQFNIGWLPSHFSVKLQYEPAQVNINATPQKPIISAETQKPIHHYTPGKVTPEILEKNSLTIDFVSNE, encoded by the coding sequence ATGAATGTGCCGCAAATAAGGCTGGAATCAACTTTTGTACGGCTCGGCCTTAACATCGAAAAGCCAGTACAGGAAATCCAGCAGCCGCAGGCAATCCAGTCAATTGAACAGCCGCAGGCAAAGCTTGAGATTGAAACAATTTCTGGCAGGCTGACCATTGATCAGACAAAAGCAAGGGAAGATGTGGATCTCAAGTCGCTCAGTGTACGAGTCGCTGAGGCTGCTCAAAACGGCTATCAGGACTGGCTGTCAGGCCTTGAGCGGAGAGCGGCAGAAGGCAGTGAACTGATGAAGATTGAAAACGGGGGGAATCCTATCCCTGGCCAGGCCAAGGCAAACAGCGAGGGGCCGGAGAAGCAGTTCAATATCGGCTGGCTGCCATCCCATTTCAGTGTGAAGCTGCAGTATGAACCTGCACAGGTCAATATAAACGCCACACCGCAAAAACCGATCATCTCAGCAGAAACCCAAAAGCCGATCCATCATTACACACCAGGTAAAGTCACACCCGAAATACTCGAAAAAAACAGCCTGACAATCGACTTTGTCAGCAATGAATAA
- the flgL gene encoding flagellar hook-associated protein FlgL, whose protein sequence is MRVTQSMLSNNMLRNLSNSYTKLGKLQDQIATQKKFTKPSDDPVSAMMAMNYRTDLNRIEQYQRNIGEAKNWIDSTDDAMDKGIMALQRIRELTVQASNGTLEGDQKKNIMEEIKQLKEHLIDIGETQVGGKYIFNGTQTNVKPEGNGQFGEGAINLEVFSNIKIQVNMNGNEVFGDMLTDSGDIQGLINALDADSPEIGGYLEKVDKYIDQMLAGRAKIGAKQNRIELMDDRLQQQEVFSTRILSDNEDVDMEKVIMEMTTQESVHRAALSIGSRIIQPSLMDFLR, encoded by the coding sequence ATGCGCGTAACGCAATCAATGCTATCCAATAATATGCTCCGCAACCTGAGCAACAGCTACACAAAGCTTGGCAAGCTGCAGGACCAGATCGCCACCCAGAAGAAATTCACAAAGCCTTCGGATGATCCTGTTTCTGCGATGATGGCGATGAATTACCGGACGGACCTGAACAGGATCGAGCAGTATCAGCGCAATATCGGTGAAGCGAAGAACTGGATTGACAGCACGGATGATGCGATGGATAAGGGAATCATGGCACTCCAAAGGATTAGAGAGCTTACTGTCCAGGCAAGCAATGGGACGCTTGAGGGCGATCAAAAGAAAAATATAATGGAAGAGATTAAGCAGCTGAAGGAGCATCTGATTGATATTGGGGAAACCCAGGTCGGCGGCAAATATATCTTCAACGGCACCCAGACCAATGTAAAGCCTGAAGGAAATGGGCAGTTTGGCGAAGGGGCCATTAATCTCGAGGTTTTTTCCAATATTAAAATCCAGGTGAATATGAACGGCAATGAAGTCTTTGGCGATATGCTGACAGACAGCGGAGACATCCAGGGGCTGATTAACGCATTGGATGCAGACAGCCCCGAAATCGGCGGCTACCTGGAAAAGGTAGACAAATATATCGACCAAATGCTTGCCGGAAGAGCGAAAATCGGTGCCAAGCAGAACCGGATCGAACTGATGGACGACCGCCTTCAGCAGCAAGAGGTTTTCTCCACCCGCATCCTATCCGACAACGAAGATGTTGATATGGAAAAAGTAATCATGGAGATGACCACTCAGGAAAGCGTCCACCGTGCTGCATTAAGCATCGGCTCACGAATCATACAGCCGAGCTTGATGGATTTTTTACGATAA
- the flgK gene encoding flagellar hook-associated protein FlgK, which produces MRSTFMGLETARRGMFTQQSALYVTGHNIANANTPGFSRQRINFEQTSPYPAASMNRPQVPGQMGTGVEAGSVQRIREGFLDLQYRVEANKVGYYSSMSESLTKMEEIMNEPSESGLHATMEKFWNSLQDIASHTENTGARDVAAASGQMVADTLNYYYNSLSRVQQDIGSEIGVKVKEINGLVSQINALNKQIASVEPNGYLPNDLYDERDLYVDQLSQLVNIKVTNVKPDNYGHAKDISEGLYKIEIVGDDGKSFSPAAVLLDVTKEDGLKDPNLLEVTDITDAANEDLELVSGLITEVRVGGAALPSMNFSGELSGLIKSYGYIDNSGNKAGFYPDMLQKLNDFTTAFAMEFNKIHESGFDLNGNPGKAFFEFDPSQGDNPAQQIRVNKDILADSSLIAAAATSTGGSGDNDNAHELSQIKTKAFGSFLSKGDAGFPASMTSGNLDTYYSGIIGRLGVDSQSAQKNANNSIVLADSVDKSRQSVSAVSLDEEMTNMIKFQHAYNAAARNITVVDEMLDKIINGMGVVGR; this is translated from the coding sequence ATGCGTTCAACCTTTATGGGACTCGAAACAGCCCGCCGCGGCATGTTCACCCAGCAAAGCGCCTTGTATGTAACAGGGCACAATATCGCCAACGCCAACACGCCAGGCTTTTCCCGCCAGCGCATCAACTTTGAACAGACATCGCCGTATCCAGCAGCATCCATGAACCGCCCGCAAGTTCCGGGGCAGATGGGGACTGGGGTGGAAGCAGGCTCTGTACAGCGGATCCGCGAAGGCTTCCTTGATCTGCAATACCGTGTTGAAGCAAATAAAGTCGGCTATTACAGCTCTATGAGCGAATCGCTCACCAAGATGGAAGAAATCATGAATGAGCCTTCGGAGAGCGGACTTCATGCGACAATGGAAAAGTTCTGGAATTCCCTTCAGGATATCGCCAGCCATACGGAAAACACCGGTGCCCGCGACGTAGCGGCGGCAAGCGGACAGATGGTCGCTGACACTTTAAACTACTACTATAACTCTCTATCAAGAGTCCAGCAGGACATCGGCAGCGAAATCGGCGTCAAGGTAAAAGAAATCAATGGCCTTGTCTCGCAAATCAATGCGCTCAACAAGCAGATCGCCAGCGTAGAGCCGAATGGATACCTGCCGAATGACCTTTATGATGAGCGCGATCTATACGTGGATCAGCTTTCACAGCTGGTTAATATAAAAGTGACCAATGTAAAACCGGATAACTACGGACATGCAAAGGACATCTCAGAAGGACTTTATAAGATTGAAATTGTCGGAGATGACGGGAAGTCATTTTCCCCGGCTGCCGTGCTGCTGGATGTGACAAAGGAGGATGGCCTTAAGGATCCAAACCTGCTTGAAGTTACTGATATAACAGATGCTGCAAATGAAGATCTTGAGCTGGTCAGCGGACTGATCACCGAGGTTCGGGTCGGCGGTGCAGCATTACCTAGCATGAACTTTTCAGGTGAGCTGTCTGGTCTGATTAAAAGCTATGGCTATATTGATAATTCCGGAAATAAAGCAGGCTTCTACCCGGATATGCTGCAGAAGCTCAATGACTTTACCACTGCATTTGCAATGGAATTCAACAAGATCCATGAATCAGGATTCGACCTGAACGGCAATCCAGGAAAAGCATTCTTTGAATTTGACCCGTCTCAAGGGGATAACCCAGCCCAGCAAATCAGAGTAAACAAAGATATACTAGCTGATTCCAGCCTGATCGCGGCAGCGGCAACCAGCACTGGCGGATCAGGAGATAATGACAATGCCCATGAATTGTCCCAAATAAAGACAAAGGCATTTGGCAGCTTTTTATCAAAGGGTGACGCAGGATTCCCAGCTTCTATGACGTCTGGAAATCTCGATACCTACTATTCCGGAATCATCGGCCGCCTCGGCGTCGATTCCCAAAGCGCCCAAAAGAATGCGAATAACTCTATAGTGCTGGCAGACTCAGTTGATAAAAGCAGGCAGTCAGTCAGTGCCGTCTCTCTTGATGAAGAAATGACCAATATGATCAAATTCCAGCATGCCTATAACGCAGCTGCACGCAATATAACCGTAGTGGACGAAATGCTCGACAAAATCATCAACGGCATGGGCGTCGTCGGAAGGTAA